GTTGTTGCCGTTGCCGCACTTCGGGGACTGCACGCAGGACGGGCAGCCGGACTCGCAGCCGCACTCGGCGATCGCGTCCCGGGTGGCGCGCAGCCAGGCCGCCGCCGTCCCGTACGCGCGCTCGGCGAAGCCGGCCCCGCCGGGGTGACCGTCGTAGACGAAGACGGTCGGGGCCTCGGTGTCCGGGTGCGCGGCTGTCGACAGGCCGCCGATGTCCCAGCGGTCGCAGGTCGCCATCAGCGGCAGCAGCCCGATCGCGGCGTGCTCGGCGGCGTGCAGCGCGCCCGGGATGTCGGCCGCCTCGACGCCGGCCAGGGCCAGCGACTGTGGCGACACGGTGAACCAGACCGCGACGGTGCGCAGTTCCCGGGCGGGCAGGTCCAGCGGCCGGGTGTCGATCACCTCGCCGGAGGCGATCCGCCGGCGCTGGTACGACACCACCTGGCTGGTCACGTCCACCTCGCCGAGGAAGAGCCCGACCGGTCCGGCGTCCACGTACGACCGGACCGACGCCACCGAGAGCGAGGTGACGTCCCGGGCGTGGGTGGACCAGTCCGGCTCCTCGGCGTGCACCAGCGCGCAGCCGTCGGCCAGGTCGAGCGAGTCGACCACGTACGAGACGCCTTGGTGCAGGTAGACCGCGCCGGGATGGATGAGGAAGTGCGACGAGCCGCCGTCCACGGTGCCGAGCAGTCGCCCGGTGGCCGCCTCGACCACGCAGACCGGCGCCCCGTCCTCACCGCGCAGGTCGACCTCGGGGCGCTCCCGGTGCCGCCAGTACCAGCCGGTCGGGCGTTGCCGCAGGGCGCCCGCCTCGACCAGCGAGTCCACCGCCTCCTTCGCGCCGTCGCCGAAGAGTTCCAGGTCGGCGGGGGTGAGTGGGGCCTCGGACGCGGCGCAGGCCAACTGCGGGGCGAGCACGTACGGATTGGCCGGGTCGAGCACGGTCGCCTCGACGGGCCGCCCGAACAGCGCCTCGGGGTGGTGCACCAGATAGGTGTCGAGCGGGTCGTCCCGGGCGACCAGCACGGCGAGGGCCTCGTCGCCGGAGCGGCCAGCCCGGCCGGCCTGCTGCCACAGCGAGGCCCGGGTGCCGGGCCAGCCGCAGATCAGCACCGCGTCCAACCCGACCAGGTCGACGCCGAGTTCCAGCGCGTTGGTGCTGGCGAGCCCGAGCAGGTCGCCGTGCAGCAGCGCCCGTTCCAGTTCCCGCCGCTCCTCGCGCAGGTAGCCGGCGCGGTAGGCGGCCACCCGGTCGCCCAGCCCTGGCACCGCCTCGTCCAGCGCCCGTCGGGCGTTGGCGGCCACCACCTCGGCGCCGCGCCGGGAACGGACGAAGGCGAGTGTGCGTACCCCCTCGGCGACCGTGTCGGCGAGCAGGTCGGCGGTCTCCCGCAGCGCCGACCGGCGGACCTGGCGCAGGTCGGCGTCGCTGCCGGCGGCGTCGGCGGAGGGCAGCAGCGGCGGCTCCCAGAGCGCGAAGGTCACCCCGCCGCGCGGCGAGGTGTCCTCGGTGACGGCGGTGACGGGCAGGCCGGTGAGCCGGCCGGCCGCCGCCGCCGGGTCACCCGACGTCGCCGAGGCCAGGACGAAGACCGGGGTACGCCCGTACTTCGCGCACTGCCGCCGCAGCCGGCGCAGCACGTGCGCGACGTGGGAGCCGAAGACACCCCGGTAGGTGTGGCACTCGTCGATCACCACGTACGCCAGCCGGCGCAGGAAGCCGGACCAGTGCGCGTGCCCGGGGAGGATGCCGTGGTGCAGCATGTCCGGGTTGGTCAGCACGAACCGGGAGTGCCGGCGGATCCACTCCCGTTCGGTGCGCGGGGTGTCCCCGTCGTAGGTGGCGGGGCGTACCCCGTCGAGTTCCAGGCCGGCGACGGCGCGCAGCTGGTCGGCGGCGAGCGCCTTGGTCGGCGCCAGGTAGAGCACGGTGGCCCGCGGGTCGGCGAGCAGGGTGGACAGGGCCGGGAGCTGGTACGCCAGGGACTTGCCGGACGCCGTCCCGGTGGCCACCACCACGTTCCTGCCGGCGTACGCCAGCTCGGCGGCCTCGGCCTGGTGCCGCCACGGGGCGACGACGCCGCGCCCGGCGAGCGCCGCCCGCAGCTCCTCGGGGACCCACCCGGGCCAGTCGGCCGGCTGCCCGGGGCGGGCCGGCACCCGCTCGACGTGGGTGACCGGGTCGGTGCCGTGGTGGCGGGCGCGCAACCGGCGCAGCAGGTCGCCGGGCGCCGCCGTCAGCGGTCGACCGGAGCCCGGACCTGCGGATACGGTGGCTGCGGGATTCACGTCCTGCACTTTCGCACTGGTGTTCGGGTGGTGAACGACCGGGGGCGTGGGTAAGGAGGAGCCGCCGCCGGTGACCGGAGGTCACTGTGGCGGGGATGGTTAGATGCCCAGGAGAGTTTACGGCTCTCGGAGGAGGGACTGATGGAGCTGTCGCTGGCGACCCGCACCGTGGGGGAGCACACGGTGCTCGAGGTCGGCGGTGAGGTGGACGTCTACACCGCACCCCGGTTGCGCGAACGGCTCCTGGAGTTGATCGACGGTGGGGTCCGGCAGGTGATCGTCGATCTCGGCCGGGTGGACTTCCTCGACTCGACCGGCCTCGGCGTGCTGGTCGGCGCCCTCAAGCGGCTGCGCGCGGCGGGTGGCTCCTTCGCCCTGGTCTGCGACAAGGAGCCGCTGCTCAAGATCTTCCGG
This genomic interval from Micromonospora coxensis contains the following:
- a CDS encoding STAS domain-containing protein encodes the protein MELSLATRTVGEHTVLEVGGEVDVYTAPRLRERLLELIDGGVRQVIVDLGRVDFLDSTGLGVLVGALKRLRAAGGSFALVCDKEPLLKIFRITALDQVFPLHPTVEAAIAADPTGAGA